One window of the Runella slithyformis DSM 19594 genome contains the following:
- a CDS encoding fatty acid desaturase family protein, translating to MKLKENVKFVAQEKSQFFPTLKKRVDAYFKENNISKHANRKMVIKTIVLLAAYILPFVFLLAFQPSLLASIPLWIIMGFGISGIGMSIMHDANHGAYSDRASVNQWLGYSIYLAGAGVLNWKLQHNILHHTYTNIVPMDEDIRDRGIVKLSPHAEIKKVHRFQWMYAFFFYGILTLYWVVAKDFIQFVSYIRNGVNKQTKAQNAMTLLNLILVKSIYFLILLVVPVVFFSIPFSEVLTGFLVMHFTAGLVLTIIFQLAHTVEGTSHPEVDETGIVNKDWAIHQLETTVNFSRQNKWLSWYVGGLNFQIEHHLFPKICHVHYPEIAPIVKQTAEDFGLVYMENPTFWAALQSHVDTLKRFGGKVDLNEAIG from the coding sequence ATGAAACTTAAAGAAAACGTAAAATTTGTTGCCCAAGAAAAAAGTCAATTTTTCCCAACCCTAAAAAAAAGAGTAGACGCTTATTTCAAGGAGAATAACATCTCCAAACACGCCAATCGAAAAATGGTCATTAAAACCATCGTATTACTGGCCGCCTATATTCTTCCCTTTGTTTTTTTACTTGCCTTTCAGCCCTCTCTCCTTGCGAGCATCCCCCTTTGGATCATCATGGGTTTTGGTATATCGGGTATTGGAATGAGCATCATGCACGATGCCAACCACGGGGCGTATTCAGACCGCGCGTCGGTCAATCAGTGGTTGGGGTATTCGATCTATCTGGCCGGAGCGGGCGTGTTGAACTGGAAATTGCAGCACAATATCCTGCACCATACGTACACCAACATCGTCCCGATGGACGAAGACATCCGCGACCGGGGCATTGTGAAGCTGTCACCTCACGCCGAAATCAAAAAAGTACACCGTTTTCAGTGGATGTATGCCTTCTTTTTTTACGGCATTCTGACGCTGTATTGGGTGGTAGCCAAGGATTTTATTCAGTTTGTGTCGTACATTCGAAACGGTGTTAATAAGCAAACCAAGGCCCAAAATGCGATGACACTGCTGAACCTGATCTTGGTCAAATCCATCTACTTCCTTATTCTGTTGGTGGTACCCGTGGTGTTCTTTTCGATTCCGTTCTCGGAAGTATTGACCGGCTTTTTGGTTATGCACTTTACGGCAGGGCTGGTATTGACCATCATCTTTCAGTTGGCGCACACCGTAGAAGGCACCAGCCATCCCGAAGTAGACGAGACGGGAATCGTCAACAAAGACTGGGCGATCCATCAGTTGGAAACGACCGTTAATTTCTCCCGTCAAAATAAGTGGTTGTCGTGGTACGTGGGCGGCTTAAATTTTCAGATCGAACACCACCTTTTCCCCAAGATCTGTCACGTGCATTATCCGGAAATAGCCCCCATCGTGAAGCAAACCGCCGAAGATTTTGGGCTGGTGTACAT